From Calliphora vicina chromosome 3, idCalVici1.1, whole genome shotgun sequence:
atatgattctacttttgtgtgatatTTTCCCATTCTGGTGAATAATATTCCAGGTTTTAtaaagcattaaaaataaaaaataattatttttattagtaaTGAAACgcatgtaaattttaaaatgctactGGTAAAAGCTGGTTTCATCATTCAtcatgttataaatattttcattggtGTAAACAAATGTGAAGCAGTTTTAAAAGCACTGGTATCAAGAGCAACAACCAGTTAGTTTATTTTGAATCTTGATTTAATCAACACCAAAATGATAAATAACTTAAGTGTTTTCTAAACCCGTGTATTCTTGTGAATTATAAAagtgtatttgtataaaacaaaagAGATACAAGTTGAACTGTTTGTTGTTATTCGTAATAACCGTCCTTTTTACGCTGCCTTCGAGGTCAAATaccaaacaaaactcaatttagaACGCTGGTGGATACCATAAAACTCAGGAGTTAAATGCGAGAATTCCGGCTTCCTATACGAAGGTATAGATCGATTTGGCTGTTTCTGGACGAGACTTCTTTAGGCGTAAGCGGTAATTGGTGATGGCGTTATTTTAGGCCAAGAATTAACTTAAATGTAAATAATCTGTTGTTGTTTAAAATTGACTAAATAAAGACACGTTATAATTTGTAAACTACTTGGCActttaaagggttaaaaacgtaacaatattcaaACCCCCGTCAATTAGGTCTCTAAGAAGTTGtctgaaaataatttatgtatgtatacagaTGAAAAATTGGAAGATTATATACAATAGAAAGTAGTTTAATAAgaaaagcagtaaaatattgatacaaattttttatttttattgatttcaatacaaaaatttccaaaaacaatatattaggagttattttactttttgaattagttagttttttttggactttttgATTTCGGAGTTATTTCTTTGTACCCAATAATCGGCATCATAActagaaacaatttaaaaaaagtgtaatttttctGCGCATCGTCTGCTATAAATggaaacaaaaagtcgaataTTCAACActtcttttttctatttttaaaattgtttgaattgtCGACTTTTTGCAATATTCGACTACTTTCGATGTGGTTGCatttttacaacaataaataaaaaaaaataaactttcgtCTTTTATCGACTTTTAGTAACTTTAGTTTTCGACTTTTTTGACAACGTAATCACTGTTTGAATTTTTCCCAAACAAATGGTGTCTTTCGACTactttacatatgtttttatttatctattgtgaattatattgtttttattttgaagaagCAACATCGAAAAAagcggaaaaaaattttgtttatttatatcgCAACGCcaaataaaaaggaaataatttAAGAAAACCAACATGAGCAATATTTATATACAGGAACCGCCAACGTCAGGCAAAGTAATTTATATTTCTCAGTCTTACCAggacatttcaaataaaattcaaatgttttgcagGTTCTTCTCCAAACTACCGTGGGAGATATTGACATTGAACTATGGTCTCGTGAATGTCCTAAAGCCTGTAGGAATTTCATACAGTTATGCATGGAAGGTTATTACAACAACACCATATTTCATCGTGTAGTCAAGGAATTCATAGTACAGGGAGGAGATCCAAATGGTGATGGCACTGGTGGTGAGTCAATTTATGGTCAACCGTTTAAAGATGAATTTCATTCGCGTCTCCGCTTTGCGAGGCGTGGTCTGGTTGGTATGGCCAACTCAGATAAGGATGATAATGCGTCGCAATTCTTTTTCACTATGGCTCCAACACCCGAgttgcaaaacaaaaatactcTATTCGCCAAAGTAACGGGTGACACTATTTTCAACATGCTTAAGTTGGAGGAAGGCCTCGTCGATCACAATGAAAGACCCATGTATCCTCATAAGATTTTAAAAGCCGAAATACTCAATAATCCCTTTGATGATATTGTGCCCCGAGAACTGAACAGAGAAGTTAAGAAGGAAAAGAAGAAGAGGAAAGAGAAGGGTGTCAAGTAAGTGCTTGGatctcatgttttttttttgaacataaagcaatgtgttgcatttttctctagaaaTTTTGGTTTATTGTCGTTTGGTGAAGAGGCCGAAGAGGATGAGGTTGAAACAATTGAATTTGTACAAAAGAACGCTGGCAAAGCCAAATCTCTTCACGACGTATTAGATGATCCAAAATTGAGCAAAGAACCGGTGAAAGTAAAAAACCTATTGGAAGAGGGGGAAGAATCTGATCCTGAGAGTTATCATAAAACCATAAAAGAAGAAGAATTAGATGAAGATGAGTCTGTTGAAAGAAGGCAGCGCATTAAGgacaaattaaaatcaaaatctttCAAGAACCATAAAAGTCAAGTAAAACCTgatgaaataaaattggaaaattcagATTCAGAAGAAGATCTCCTATTAACGCATGAGCAGGAAAAGAAACAGCAAAGTGACAAGAAAAAGTATtattattcatacatttttttttttttataaaattgattaaattgttttcattataGAGAAGAAATTCGCCAAGAAATCCAATCATTGAAAAAACAATACCAaactgacaaaaaaataaaagatgaaCTGTTTGAAAAGAAAACAGAGAAGGATGCTAAGAGCAAAATAGTCAAAACTGAAAGCGACGacaatgaaattataaaaaatttcatagatgaaaaggaaaaatatgaaaaacttaaaacgaAAATACCTAAAAAAGGCGCATCACGTGAAGATTTCACCTTAAGTCTGCTTTcgaaatttcgctccaaattagATGCTATAAGACAACAAAAAGAAGATAGCGAACAGGGTAATGATAAAATTGATGAAACAGCAGTGGAAAAGGAAATACAAGGCGATGACTGGCTTTGTCACACCTTGAGATTTCAAGAGGATGCCCCGATATTGGCGAAAGATGCTTCGACAAAAGGTGACGACTGGTACGATGTTTACGATCCCCGTAATCCCTTAAACAAACGAAAGCGCAAGGAAACTGGCGGTAGTCGTTCCCAAGGCCCTAGCGCAAATAAACGTGTACGATAATTaaggaaaatttaaagttttttattcaaaaaagatggaaatatatagatagtaaaaaatacattaaaagaaaTGCACAAAAATGCATTTGTCACAATGATGCTGTATTTaaggaattttatttattccatgtttaattatttttctcaaaatatttggtcTTTTCTTTGGGATTTGGTACAATCTAAAATagagaacaataaacatataatcatatgtacatacaaatatacaatttaagTACTTACAGTATCGGCACCAGGTTTCCAACCAGCCGGGCATACTTCTCCATGAGTGTCGGTATATTGGAAGGCCTGCACTAATCTTATTGTTTCATCAACTGAGCGACCAACTGGCAAGTCATTCATAGTGATTTGACGCAAAACACCACGTTGATCGATAATAAAGAGACCACGTAATGTATGACCCAAGTCGTCCAAATAAACGCCATAGTCTTTGCTAATTTTATGCGTCAAATCCGAGAGTAGAGGTATTTTAACATTGCCCAAACCACCCTCTTTACGTGGTGTATTTATCCATGCCAAGTGGGTAAAATGAGAATCAACACTGCAGGCAATAACTTCGGTATTAATTTCACGGAATTCTTTAATCCGATCCGAGAAGGCGATTATCTCAGTTGGGCATACGAAAGtgctaaaaatagaaaaaatataaaatttaaaatggaaattgtgtagaaataaaaaaattaagcaggtatgtgatgaaaaacgatttagatgcaaaaatgatttcaaaacGACAAAAGGTGTGATGTGTTTGAATTGGTTTGtcatattagttccaaattCCAATTTGCTTATACAGAATGAACCAAAAATTGAATATGAAATCAATCGAAATTCATCACACCTAAATcgtttttgaaattgatttcagttttgaaaacaaTCGTTTTTCTTCACATGCCTGAATATGTAGGTTAGCTTTCCACAAAACCTGAAATATGATGGTGTCTACGTCGAATATTACAAGAAAATCTTACAATTGCATTAATAAGTCGTCTTAATCTAGTAAGAAAAAATCCAACAGTTCCGGatatataactattagttaaaacataaccagacttcgtatTACTGGGGGTAAATCGCATATGCCAATTTTCACCTTACATATTTGAACCATATTGACAAAGAATTAATATGATTACTAAAAGACATTTTCTTATCAAGAACAATTCCTAAGAATTTATGGTGATCAACAAATTGAATCTCATCATCAGCCAAAAAAATATCCATGTTAGTAAATAAAATAGCCGTAGGGTCAacataatcacccttatcgtggttggcgtaaacatcttacgcctacgacagtttcgtactagattaaagataaaatgcaaactgtttctttaatctattactaaactgtcgtaggcgtaagacgtttacgccaaccacgataagggtgaatatctTTGATATGTTAAtagttaagaaattatttacagTCCACTGCCTGACGCATTCTAAAcattaatttatacatattgcTCTGACAAATTTCATTGAATCTCTTATTATCTCTGAATATAAGAAAAACATCGTCTGCAAAAAGGAAAGTAGTGCATTGTGTAGATTCAATTACATAAGGGCGTtcattaatatacaaaataaacagaAGCTTGAGGGACTCCAGAGGAAGCCTTTCCTAAACAACATTGTTAGCAACAAGAAATATAGGTAACATTTTTAAGgcgatatgaaacatttttaatagaatttggGATTTTGAAAACCCTGGGGGTTACCCTGGTacctaattcgattcgaaaggaaatcttttcgaattacaatttatttaacacaCATTTTCATTTTCGTAACCCCCCTGATTATGTTACTTCATAAAAcgataattaaaataatatttacttacAAGTCTAATGGATAGAATAGTAATACCACGTATTTGCCAGTAAACTGTGATAAGGACAACTTAACAATTTCCTTATTAACGACGGCAGTGCCCTCAAATGGAGGAGCTgtttttgaaactaaaaataaaatgtaatataatTCAAGTTTTAGAAATTCATTTGTAATATAACAGCTAATGTTTAGGGATGTAAATGAGTTCCAAAAACGAATATACTTACTAACTGCTTTTGTTGTTTGCAATGTGTGATCACCCTTAGGCGCTTCAGCTGGATATACAGAACCACCGGCAAATGAGTAACAAGAATCTGCATCGTCTATCGCGGCCATGGTTTGTGCGGCTAGTGCCGCCAAACACACCAGTAATAGTGTGAAATGTATTTTCAAAACCATTTTCTccttaaattataaaatctagtgaaaataataaaacaattattgaattattgttttttgcgCCCACTCTACTAACACCATGcacaacaattgaaaaattagcCACGcagacaattttcaaaattctaatTAGATTTATTTTGTATGATAACAAGTGTTAATAACTGTGTCCCAAAAGAAAGAGTTGGCACTTTCGTATGTATGTTTACACAGTTGTATACCTAggaatgttatttttattttatttactctatttttttattgttatcaaTTATTTTTGGAGGTTTCTTTTATCACTTGATGAAATTCGTCGGAATTTTTAACATTATAGCAATGTTAACAACTAGAAGATATATCATATATGATGGTTTATTTTaaccattttcatttaaaaactatttaattaatattcaaaacttacaattttctcaattttattaaaagattattacttttttttgtgaaagtaaacaacaacaaaatgatgCCGGTTACAAGGTTACCAACACATTTTTTCTACAGTGAATTTGTTCAGAAAATCATTAGAGTTGCCACTCAAAAGAATGTTATTAATAAACAGGCTTTccagtttttttgatttgtcccAAGTATGGGATTTTTTTAGGCATTTGGggacagaaaattttgttttgggattttattgaaatataacaAGTAATAGGGGGGTCACAcaagtaatacacatgtattttacatacacatagtttcatatggatcacacggtacgtatatgtttacatgtggagaaatgtcccaatacatggcacaaaacacaagcaatacatgccgtctgacccccctttaaatatgaaaaaaacatgTCGTCTGATACCACATTTAAAGGGTGGTCAGACGGCATGGGTGCACCGATAGACCAGTCAATAGTGtgctgagggttgcgggttcgattcccgccagagactctgggtgtatctgtagacaagcaaaacgcttcgcagtttgtgtttgtttgaaaaaaaaatgtattgcttgtgttttgtgtcATGTATTGGGACCTtattccatatgtaaacatatacataccgtgtgatccatatgaaactttgtgtatgtaaaatacatgtgtattactttgtattatttttggcaattagatcatgttctattttcttgtgtataacagtgttgtattttgaaatacaacactgtgtgagtgcaaaataaaaaaataaataaaaaggagTAAAGAAAAaccataacaaaataagtttcattccattaaatatatcaattgtgatttaaaaatgttttaaataaatatattgttaaaaacaacaaaaatataaactaatagaggttatttcacatgcaattacatatgtacgtttgaacgtggaaattatgaatcgtatgtataacgtgaattttgacatacacatggaattccatatgtatcgaatacatgtcccaatacacatgcaatacatgccgtctgaccccctattactgtaaaattttccatttgtaagggcactgctacacgttcaatctatattgtgatatttggatcgtgatccattgtaatggatcacacaaaattaggttattctgcgatttggatcgcgatccatcaatactgcatactacacgttcaataaatatcacgatactggatcgcggtcaatatatattgaacatgtagcagtgccctaaggGCACACGCGTgtcttttaatttgataaacccTGGTGGAGACCATTAAAACTCTTCGTTACTGGTGGAGTACCAATTAAAACTCATATCGTGAAGTCTTTTAAGCgttccagcttcctatatgAAGATATAGGTCGACTAGGGACTTACTTAAATCGTGTGGTATACCCTGGCGTTTTGGTTACGTACCCTTGCCATCAATtttgagaattaaaaaaaaaataaaaaaaaattgtttttatctgATAAGATAAGTTTAATTCCAATCCACCCTTTAGTAAGGGCACTGGGGCACCTATTGAATTTATATCTTCTCATTATCTTTCTTAACTTGCGGAATATAGACTGAAGGGTTTTGTCCCTCTTGCTACTGATGCCTCCATTTCGGATggatgtttttaatattaatactgATCGTTtctatcttttaaaatatcctCGTACTTTTCTTCTTTAACTGCTGAACTTTTGGTTATTAAAAAGGCAGTTGATATTGCTATTGATAATGGACATCTTCCCATCGTTATTTATACTGATAGTCGTAACTCTGCAATTGTTTTAGGTCAGTCACGATCTCTGAACTATTTGGTTTATGATATTCATAGGACTGTTGATCGTTCTTGCATTATTGAGTTGCATATTGTTTGGGTACCATCTCATTCTGGTGTTCTTTTCAATGAGAAAGTTGATTATATGGCCAAGCAGGCTTCTCGTATTGGTAATCTAATCCATGCTCCCTTAACTTATGCTGAAACTTTGAGATCAATTAGAATCGCTCTAAAACATGATTGGCAGTCATATTATGTGGATAGATCTCGACTTACGGgagctatatttttatattatttcctcAAATATCTGACAGTTTGGAGATGCTCCCTAGGGACATTAAGATTATGAATCGTCTTTTATCTGGGCATACTTACGATGGTGTTTATCTTCACAGGATTGGTAAAAAGGACAACTTTAATTGTCCTCATTGTAATCTGATCGACACCACAGAGCATTTAATATTTCATGAGAAACATTCTTCTATTAGACGAAGACATGAGctgtttcagaaattttcaaatcattttGATGTATTGAAGTCacacaatataaatatttttaatcgtttaattaattttattaattaagctgaaatttcagatttattttaatactatCAAACATCTTTAGCATTTAATCATAGGAAGTAGGCATTTTTCAATGCccatctttaaattttattcaaagttGATAATGaactctttaaaattttgatttaacgCGAACTGAAGTAACCTAATCCTCCTGCTATAATTATTTCTCCTGGTTTAATTTTACTGGGACTTCTTTGTTTTGCTGCTTTATGCTGTGTGGGATACCCTGGCTTTTTGGTTACGTACCTTGCCATTAATcggataatttaaaaaaaaattctttgaacatggaaaagtaagtatttttcgattttaataataaactaaataatgtttattatatttattgcaGTTAgattggcaaaaaaaaagaagcaatTCTTGAAATAATGGGGTTGTGACAAAGactgacttcataaacgcaggTTGCAATGTAACACAATGCAATAAATGTATgacttttttaagcaaaatgtgTAGAAATGGTAATTTTCAATTGTtaatagagaaatgaagaacacTGCcagcatagaataaacacatagaacggaaggagagagtaatatatattgaaaaattactctcttttcacacaaacgggtgatacaataacaaaatacatgcaatacaatctcatgaattaggtttttgacaacagacttaggtttttggctctcagttacctatctagttattGTCTATGACTGCCAGTTTTCCGATATCAACAGAAGGAAGTCCACCAAATTTGTATTTAGGATGCTTTTTgtgacaattttcaaaaaaaataaactttttgtgtGGACAATACTTATTATATtatacaatattattaaaatataattgaaaatttggatTGATATTTAGTCAATATTTTTGGAAGTTTCGGCCAGAAGCATTCagttatttagaacaaattttgtattttcacaAACGAGGGATTTGGATGCTTTTTAAATATCGATACAAATTAAAGTCTCTTTTTCCTTTTTTGAGGCAGAGGATATAAGGGCTGCTAATTGTTTGTTCAATAACAGCATACTAGATGTTTCCACATGAGTATGAACCATTGGTAGATAATATTATTGTTGCgttatatttttccttttttctaaAGTAAAGTTATTGAAAGATAATTTGATTCACTGCTGATTACCTAGtacattttggttttatttacatctttttatatttgaaaataaattacgtGGACAAATATCCGTTATAACCGGCAGTCTTAAAAAACTTACAACATGGCAGCACTAGTTTTAACGCAGTCAGCTGATTCAAAACTCTTTCATTATTATTCCAATGTTAACTACAGATTGTGAAATGTTAACATTTAACAGTTGCGtcaacacaaaataaaattttttacattagtggatctaaaacaaaaataataatttccttaaaaggcataaattaaaacattaaattaatactCAAAAATACTTAACGTGTGCggatcattaaaaataattaatgtaAGTAATGATGACATCAAGAATTGCCTGTCTACTTTCCCCCATTGTTTTGTACAGACAAATGAATATTTATGTATGGACATTGGGtgaataacaataataataataacagcgCAATCAATGACGTAGTTTTTCACTTATTTGTTTGTGCATTTTCAATTCTGAATGAGAGCATGCAAGTGAAAAtgatatattattataatattgacGTTTTTAAATAGATTATTCCATTTTGTTACAGATAATTTGGCAATTTATTAGGGCGACATTAAAGAACCTGTCTAGACGTTTGAACTTTTAACGAAAAATGTCAATGCCAATGAGTAATTTAAATCAAGGTGGCTACGTCCCTCCGGGTTATGCGCCAAATGCACCTCCAGCTCCAGGAAATTATAATCCAGGAGCACCGCCACCAGGCAATTACGTGAGTACTTATGCACACATTTTTAATGTGTTCGAaaacatacattcatatttCTACATATGAACTATGTTTTGCACAACGCCCCTTAAATGTTCTTTGattgttttcaacaaaatatttatattatacatgtacatacatatttgctgAAATACTTTTGTATTCCCTTATTAACAAAGCATTTGAATGTGATATCACCATCGAAAACACTCGAGaacgaaatttaaaaagtatttcgaTGAATTTTTGCTTTTCATTCAGTTAATGGGAGagatatttttgtgaaattgaaattatgtttTCTTCCTATGAGATTTCTTTCAATTGTTTATAGGAGAATGCACAATATCGtcaccaaatttaaaaaaaaatccatattgGAACGTTTCTTTTTGCAGAATAAAAACGCAAATGTCCTCAAACAAGTTTAGTACATATTACTAACAAAATATacgtttttttcatttactgtcaaattatttaaatctaaCTCAGGAATGCGATTTTTACGTATTCACATGTACACcaataccccggtttgcgtcgtttcgaagttgcgtctttTAAAAATGTCTGTGCTTTCGAAGTTGCGCCGATTATGTTTCACTTTCCGTCGCATGGCGTCGTTTTTGGTTTTAGTTTGCGCCGCATgtcttcgaagttgcgtcgtttgtacttcgatttgcgtcgttaatatgaaattgtttgtatcgaaaaatctattttttcagctaaaattatgaatctcggaaccaattaaatgaaaatcaatacaaatgtattGAAAAACAAATGTATTGAAACCGACTCAAGCCGGGTTATTAGTGTACTATATGAAAGTATGTACAAACAGTGGTGAAAACTTAAATAGCTCTTTTTGTGGATAAGAAATCAAACACAATCTGTTTAGATTTGCATGCAATTTGTTCAACATATTTTAACTTGTTAGCTTACTTACATTAATAGTTTTTGATATTAAGCCTAAACTATGTCAGTATGTAATGCACtgtcaaattatttaaatctaaCTCAGGAATGCGATTTTTACGTATTCACATGTACACcaataccccggtttgcgtcgtttcgaagttgcgtctttTAAAAATGTCTGTGCTTTCGAAGTTGCGCCGATTATGTTTCACTTTCCGTCGCATGGCGTCGTTTTTGGTTTTAGTTTGCGCCGCATgtcttcgaagttgcgtcgtttgtacttcgatttgcgtcgttaatatgaaattgtttgtatcgaaaaatctattttttcagctaaaattatgaatctcggaaccaattaaatgaaaatcaatacaaatgtattGAAAAACAAATGTATTGAAACCGACTCAAGCCGGGTTATTAGTGTACTATATGAAAGTATGTACAAACAGTGGTGAAAACTTAAATAGCTCTTTTTGTGGATAAGAAATCAAACACAATCTGTTTAGATTTGCATGCAATTTGTTCAACATATTTTAACTTGTTAGCTTACTTACATTAATAGTTTTTGATATTAAGCCTAAACTATGTCAGTCATATGCATAAATCAAATATGTCTTCTTAACAACTCTATTAAACCATTAATCACGTATTATTTCCTTATATAATTAATTCTTTAAtaaggttggctaccgttaccaCTAAGcaaccgttaccgatataactgcaattaccgtttcCATTAAAATACATTTACCTAATACTATAATACTATACCGTTACCTGTAAATATCGTTACCGATATTctgtaaataatttatattattaaaattgagtttaatgaaatctacaaaatttaaaaaataaaatacaacctttgtctaattattttaaatttaatttttttatcattaaaataccgttaccgaaataactgcaattaacGTAACCATTCTAATTGGTAGACAATCCTTATTGTTAATCACTGAATCAGTTAATCTTTCTTTAGTTCAAATCCcttacaaaatagcttaataaaatatgttgaatgtttcaaattttcttcaaatcaaatctattacaaatagactttagacaatttttttcaaattaattttgcaaatttattaataacaaattgaattataaacaaaaatattttaattccatcaatcattcaaaagttaactgaattctgttatgaattaattaagtgatgaatgaattgtattgagTGAAGCTAAATAATTAGATTTTGGAATTAATTACGCATTAAAATGTTGGTGAATTGTgctcaaattaattaattcgaagatcTGCTTGTTATGTATTGCGTTGCATAAGTTTAAACGATCTTAGAACCAAGAGTTTAAAAAATGAAtacttttgcaaaataattattaaatcgGCCTTAAGCCATTGCAAGCTTTAAGCCTTGACTAGACTTGACTATTTTAAGAATTCATCTTAAGGCAATACAAACATTTCAAAGTACATGagatattaaatttattgacaGCAGAAgagcaaaattataaattcccaaataattaaaaaaaaaaatcgatttgatatttaacaataattaaATTCATTGTATTTTGTATGCAGCAAAAAAGGCTATATAAGTTGTCGCCACTGCAtgcatataaattaatattaatgtaCATACGTATTtgtgtgattatttttatttatttttaaacaaat
This genomic window contains:
- the LOC135953426 gene encoding spliceosome-associated protein CWC27 homolog, coding for MSNIYIQEPPTSGKVLLQTTVGDIDIELWSRECPKACRNFIQLCMEGYYNNTIFHRVVKEFIVQGGDPNGDGTGGESIYGQPFKDEFHSRLRFARRGLVGMANSDKDDNASQFFFTMAPTPELQNKNTLFAKVTGDTIFNMLKLEEGLVDHNERPMYPHKILKAEILNNPFDDIVPRELNREVKKEKKKRKEKGVKNFGLLSFGEEAEEDEVETIEFVQKNAGKAKSLHDVLDDPKLSKEPVKVKNLLEEGEESDPESYHKTIKEEELDEDESVERRQRIKDKLKSKSFKNHKSQVKPDEIKLENSDSEEDLLLTHEQEKKQQSDKKKEEIRQEIQSLKKQYQTDKKIKDELFEKKTEKDAKSKIVKTESDDNEIIKNFIDEKEKYEKLKTKIPKKGASREDFTLSLLSKFRSKLDAIRQQKEDSEQGNDKIDETAVEKEIQGDDWLCHTLRFQEDAPILAKDASTKGDDWYDVYDPRNPLNKRKRKETGGSRSQGPSANKRVR
- the Prx4 gene encoding peroxiredoxin-2, which codes for MVLKIHFTLLLVCLAALAAQTMAAIDDADSCYSFAGGSVYPAEAPKGDHTLQTTKAVISKTAPPFEGTAVVNKEIVKLSLSQFTGKYVVLLFYPLDFTFVCPTEIIAFSDRIKEFREINTEVIACSVDSHFTHLAWINTPRKEGGLGNVKIPLLSDLTHKISKDYGVYLDDLGHTLRGLFIIDQRGVLRQITMNDLPVGRSVDETIRLVQAFQYTDTHGEVCPAGWKPGADTIVPNPKEKTKYFEKNN